A single Rhopalosiphum padi isolate XX-2018 chromosome 4, ASM2088224v1, whole genome shotgun sequence DNA region contains:
- the LOC132930415 gene encoding putative leucine-rich repeat-containing protein DDB_G0290503, which translates to MNNFEHNDPGQSIFQGSDLASIQVNNNFQDDNEDHLDIQRLDQELKIELDEVFNESGANMSIISSSHCSDASEEELAELESNGSHSRSIHKSKRKKASMHSNPTFQHLQHYMNTNFQPDFHGDGSYPSPIPQYIPQVKIDKHGDKHITSNDVAQNISKQYVYEGISNEANYETLQALYEMRRGEVNRLEKELSEFKMQAEAEIDNLRKKLLITESEGQRTVLEYQHQCENLKENIEHLENQNLALKLNVETKDKMNSKLNKELDTIRINMKTLEESLNNLSRNNGSRQYDTNVDCIVNDLKKKHSQEVINLQNQYKIVIEQLHFKDHNCTLLTNELKKLQQEHHRIISENNGLINNLKKELNSAQNNKLSVSNNYDHILNLNSQLIECSKQNEQLNNTLHRLTVENEKLHTNLNDSHVGNNLQNVNDGSNLEEDYQKSLELLQKQRDDVKNLTEMLSVKNRSIAELEKKEITYQHCIRKIQLELEKYSCDKSQIGDHSNHCETLRNALELQLEDTMCKLIRTEEMSTVSKQIIENDKIVNNNSIEEYMHYHQSSLENISKQKDEEIEKLKNRMEEYIKEIDELKQLYVKVCSEKENSLNEKERLEKRFDELSSQFETLDKQYGTVVKEKEELAITLIGLKKEMSANQDSFQKQSLVKEIEDLKNELILHKRQKEMIAKLKIDLIQSKERVLSLEQRLQFECDSKVATYIDQLEKLKIEYEEKVNELKQAKDIIYKLTNSDLQTSSKVIDDEKTLKSKLLDYENSLSNIERKHKLAMNEMSFKYKNELDELEMIYNKKFNEEKVACGKLIEELKSKHKIEIETLNTVAKQNADDYAKQEIIQIVAHHKQQFEKAKEIVTLKNNHIKELEIKLENAKTEFSNKIRQYEQFKEMHTSSSNINMLKQQIEEERSKFAQIMTNWSQEMRQMKDKLSSTVSELEKLQAKYTKVKHAALGYKHANQKQHLVYNELLVNCVRFLDELKTKTDELLTHRENEIQQALDEFENDCKQRRLAFSNFNKLSSLNTS; encoded by the exons atgaataattttgaacacAATGATCCCGGTCAGAGTATATTCCAGGGCTCTGATTTGGCCAGTATTCAGGTGAACAATAACTTTCAAGATGACAATGAAGATCATTTGGATATACAGAGACTCGATCAAGAG CTTAAAATAGAATTGGATGAAGTTTTTAACGAAAGTGGAGCTAATATGAGTATTATTAGTTCAAGCCATTGTAGTGATGCTTCTGAAGagg AACTTGCAGAACTTGAAAGTAATGGAAGTCATTCTCGATCTATTCACAAATCAAAGAGAAAAAAAGCTTCAATGCATTCTAACCCAACCTTTCAACACTTACAACATTATATGAATACAAACTTTCAACCTGATTTTCATGGAGAtg gctCATATCCATCACCAATACCACAATACATCCCCCAAGTCAAAATTGATAAACACGGGGATAAACATATCACATCTAATGATGTTGCACAAAATATTAGCAAACAGTATGTCTATGAAg gaATTTCAAATGAAGCTAATTATGAAACGTTGCAAGCTCTATATGAAATGAGGCGTGGTGAAGTAAATAGATTAGAAAAAGAATTATCTGAATTTAAAATGCAAGCTGAAGCAGAAATTGATAATTtgcgaaaaaaattgttaatcacTGAATCTGAAGGTCAAAGAACAGTCTTGGAGTATCAGCATCAAtgtg AGAATcttaaagaaaatattgaacatttggaaaatcaaaatttagctTTGAAGCTTAATGTAGAAACAAAAGATAAAATGAATTCTAag CTAAATAAAGAACTAGACACAATTCGCATTAATATGAAAACTCTAGAAGAATCACTTAACAATCTCTCACGTAATAATGGTTCGAGGCAATATGATACAAATGTGGACTGTATTgtaaatgatttgaaaaaaaagcatAGTCAAGAAGTTATTAATTTACAGAATCAATACAAAATTGTTATagaacaattacattttaaa GATCATAATTGTACATTGTTAACAAATGAGCTAAAAAAACTGCAACAAGAACACCATCGTATTATATCAGAAAATAATGGTTtgattaataatctaaaaaaagaattaaattcagcacaaaataataaactatcagTTTCCAATAACtatgatcatattttaaatttaaacagtcAACTTATTGAATGTTCCAAACAAAATGAACAGCTAAATAATACATTGCATAGGCTAACA GTTGAAAACGAAAAACTTCATACTAATTTGAATGATTCACATGTTGGTAATAATTTGCAAAATGTTAATGATGGAAGTAACTTAGAGGAAGATTATCAGAAAAGTTTAGAATTGTTGCAAAAACAAAGAGATGATGTAAAGAATTTAACAGAAATGTTAAGTGTCAAAAATAGAAGCATTGCTGAATTGGAAAAGAAAGAAATTACATACCAACATTGTATACGTAAAATACag tTAGAATTAGAGAAATATTCTTGTGATAAAAGCCAAATCGGCGATCATTCTAATCATTGTGAAACACTACGTAATGCTTTAGAATTGCAATTAGAAGATACCATGTGTAAGCTAATTCGAACAGAAGAAATGTCTACagtttcaaaacaaattattgaaaatgataaaatagtaaacaataattcAATTGAGGAATATATGCATTATCATCAGTCAtcattagaaaatatttcaaaacaaaaagaCGAGGAAATAGAAAAACTAAA aaaTCGAATGGAAgaatatattaaagaaattgATGAACTAAAACAACTCTATGTTAAAGTATGTTCAGAGAAGGAGAATAgtttaaatgaaaaagaaaGATTAGAAAAACGTTTTGACGAATTGTCTTCTCAATTTGAAACACTAGATAAACAATATGGCACTGTAGTGAAAg aaaaagaaGAATTAGCAATTACTttaattggtttaaaaaaagaaatgagcGCTAATCAAGATTCTTTTCAAAAACAATCT ttggtaAAAGAAattgaagatttaaaaaatgagttAATATTGCATAAACGTCAAAAAGAGATGAttgctaaattaaaaattgatttgattCAATCTAAAGAAAGAGTATTGTCTTTGGAACAGCGATTACAATTTGAGTGTGATTCTAAAGTTGCTACTTATATTGatcaattagaaaaattaaaaatagagtaTGAAGAAAAG gttaatgaattaaaacaagcaaaagatataatttataagttaaccAATTCTGATTTACAAACTTCTTCAAAAGTAATTGATGATGAAAAAACtttgaaatcaaaattattggATTATGAAAATTCATTGTCTAATATAGAAAGAAAACATAAACTTGCCATGAATGAAATGTCATTCAAGTACAAAAATGAATTAGATGAATTGgagatgatttataataaaaaattta ATGAGGAAAAAGTTGCATGTGGTAAATTAATTGAAGAGCTTAAAAGCAAACATAAGATTGAGATAGAAACATTGAACACTGTGGCAAAACAGAATGCAGATGACTATGCAAAACAGgaaattatacaaatagttgCTCATCATAAACAACAGTTTGAGAAAGCTAAAGAGattgtaacattaaaaaataaccac ATTAAAGAActtgaaattaaattagaaaatgcCAAAACGGAATTTTCAAATAAGATTCGTCAGTATGAACAGTTTAAGGAAATGCATACTAGTTCATCAAACATAAATATGCTCAAACAACAAATTGAAGAAGAAAGGTCAAAATTTGCACAAATAATGACCAATTGGTCTCAAGAG ATGCGTCAGATGAAAGATAAATTATCTTCAACAGTATCCGAGTTGGAAAAGTTACAGGCAAAGTATACAAAAGTGAAACATGCTGCATTGGGTTATAAACATGCCAACCAAAAACAACATCTTGTTTACAATGAATTATTGGTAAACTGCGTTCGTTTCCTGGATGAACTTAAAACCAAAACTGATGAGCTTTTGACACATAGAGAAAATGAAATTCAACAAGCACTTGATGAATTTGAAAATGATTGTAAACAAAGACGTTTAgcatttagtaattttaataaattatcaagtcTTAACACAAgttga
- the LOC132931002 gene encoding poly(rC)-binding protein 2 isoform X2, translating into MDAKSKDDSNISLTLRLIMQGKEVGSIIGKKGEIVKRFREESGAKINISDGSCPERIVTISGSTEAIYKAFSLICTKVEEFIEMQNGKTGATAIGKCGMTLRLIVPASQCGSLIGKGGNKIKEIREATGAQIQVASDVLPQSTERAVTLTGTRDSITQCIFHICAVMVESPPKGVTIPYRAKPQMGAPVILAGGQAFTLASAGSAAGCDVGTMMVGGGPYNAPMLMVPPSPGAAASLGLIDPLDYPLLKNAFGPSQLGKLTGNPLAGLAALGLGSLGGPANSFNPAALAALAGSQLRSNGSGANINSRSGGGQQTHEMTVPNDLIGCIIGKGGTKIAEIRQISGAMIRISNCEDREGSASTDRTITITGNPDSVALAQYLINMRISMETAGLALPGYHYVSPNHIVKSPIH; encoded by the exons gaAGTTGGTAGTATAATAGGAAAAAAAGGAGAAATTGTTAAGCGGTTCAGAGAAGag tctggTGCCAAAATCAATATATCTGATGGTTCTTGTCCAGAGAGAATAGTTACCATATCAGGATCTACTGAAGCCATCTACAAAGCATTTTCTTTAATATGCACAAAAGTTGAAGAG ttTATTGAAATGCAAAATGGCAAAACTGGTGCAACAGCGATCGGGAAATGTGGTATGACCCTTCGGCTTATTGTTCCAGCATCTCAGTGTGGATCTTTAATTGGAAAGGGTGGTaataaaatcaaagaaattAGAGAAGCTACAGGAGCACAGATACAAGTAGCTTCAGATGTACTTCCTCAATCTACAGAGAGGGCGGTTACATTAACTGGTACGAGGGATTCAATAACGCAGTGTATATTTCACATTTGTGCAGTTATGGTGGaa TCACCTCCTAAGGGTGTTACAATACCGTATCGTGCTAAACCTCAGATGGGCGCACCAGTCATTCTAGCCGGAGGACAAGCGTTTACTCTAGCAAGTGCAGGATCTGCGGCGGGTTGTGATGTAGGCACCATGATGGTAGGTGGTGGCCCATATAACGCCCCAATGCTTATGGTGCCTCCATCGCCTGGTGCAGCAGCAAGTCTAGGTTTAATTGATCCACTGGACTATCCCCTGCTTAAAAATGCATTTGGACCTTCAcaa TTGGGGAAATTGACTGGGAATCCGTTAGCTGGTCTTGCGGCACTTGGACTTGGAAGCTTGGGAGGACCCGCAAACTCATTTAATCCAGCTG caTTGGCGGCATTAGCTGGTAGCCAGTTAAGATCTAATGGTTCTGGTGCCAATATTAACAGTAGATCTGGAGGCGGTCAACAAACTCATGAAATGACTGTACCAAATGACTTAATTGGGTGCATCATTGGCAAGGGAGGTACTAAAATCGCTGAAATTAG GCAAATCAGTGGAGCAATGATACGGATCTCAAACTGTGAAGACCGCGAAGGAAGTGCCAGCACGGATAGGACCATAACGATAACTGGAAATCCTGACTCAGTGGCTTTAGCTCAGTACTTAATCAACATGAG GATATCTATGGAGACTGCTGGACTAGCCTTGCCAGGCTATCATTACGTATCACCTAATCACATTGTCAAGTCACCGATTCATTAA
- the LOC132931002 gene encoding poly(rC)-binding protein 3 isoform X1 produces MDAKSKDDSNISLTLRLIMQGKEVGSIIGKKGEIVKRFREESGAKINISDGSCPERIVTISGSTEAIYKAFSLICTKVEEFIEMQNGKTGATAIGKCGMTLRLIVPASQCGSLIGKGGNKIKEIREATGAQIQVASDVLPQSTERAVTLTGTRDSITQCIFHICAVMVESPPKGVTIPYRAKPQMGAPVILAGGQAFTLASAGSAAGCDVGTMMVGGGPYNAPMLMVPPSPGAAASLGLIDPLDYPLLKNAFGPSQLGKLTGNPLAGLAALGLGSLGGPANSFNPAALAALAGSQLRSNGSGANINSRSGGGQQTHEMTVPNDLIGCIIGKGGTKIAEIRQISGAMIRISNCEDREGSASTDRTITITGNPDSVALAQYLINMSLDIQRASMLQSEIQHHHHHHLLHQQHHQQQQQQQQQQQQQQQQQQQLVLPPHQYPFPVHHMLVTCNTTNTTTTSATNVHQTANPLPATHPHHQQQYTTAADILPVQHHFHGPAVAALLSPQPAVAKHKTDRIKFTPY; encoded by the exons gaAGTTGGTAGTATAATAGGAAAAAAAGGAGAAATTGTTAAGCGGTTCAGAGAAGag tctggTGCCAAAATCAATATATCTGATGGTTCTTGTCCAGAGAGAATAGTTACCATATCAGGATCTACTGAAGCCATCTACAAAGCATTTTCTTTAATATGCACAAAAGTTGAAGAG ttTATTGAAATGCAAAATGGCAAAACTGGTGCAACAGCGATCGGGAAATGTGGTATGACCCTTCGGCTTATTGTTCCAGCATCTCAGTGTGGATCTTTAATTGGAAAGGGTGGTaataaaatcaaagaaattAGAGAAGCTACAGGAGCACAGATACAAGTAGCTTCAGATGTACTTCCTCAATCTACAGAGAGGGCGGTTACATTAACTGGTACGAGGGATTCAATAACGCAGTGTATATTTCACATTTGTGCAGTTATGGTGGaa TCACCTCCTAAGGGTGTTACAATACCGTATCGTGCTAAACCTCAGATGGGCGCACCAGTCATTCTAGCCGGAGGACAAGCGTTTACTCTAGCAAGTGCAGGATCTGCGGCGGGTTGTGATGTAGGCACCATGATGGTAGGTGGTGGCCCATATAACGCCCCAATGCTTATGGTGCCTCCATCGCCTGGTGCAGCAGCAAGTCTAGGTTTAATTGATCCACTGGACTATCCCCTGCTTAAAAATGCATTTGGACCTTCAcaa TTGGGGAAATTGACTGGGAATCCGTTAGCTGGTCTTGCGGCACTTGGACTTGGAAGCTTGGGAGGACCCGCAAACTCATTTAATCCAGCTG caTTGGCGGCATTAGCTGGTAGCCAGTTAAGATCTAATGGTTCTGGTGCCAATATTAACAGTAGATCTGGAGGCGGTCAACAAACTCATGAAATGACTGTACCAAATGACTTAATTGGGTGCATCATTGGCAAGGGAGGTACTAAAATCGCTGAAATTAG GCAAATCAGTGGAGCAATGATACGGATCTCAAACTGTGAAGACCGCGAAGGAAGTGCCAGCACGGATAGGACCATAACGATAACTGGAAATCCTGACTCAGTGGCTTTAGCTCAGTACTTAATCAACATGAG CTTGGACATACAACGCGCATCGATGTTGCAATCGGAAATccaacaccaccaccaccatcacctCCTTCACCAACAACATCAccaacagcagcaacagcagcagcagcagcagcagcaacagcaacaacaacagcaacagctaGTATTGCCGCCGCACCAGTACCCGTTCCCTGTTCACCACATGCTCGTTACATGCAACACCACGAACACCACCACCACCTCGGCCACGAACGTCCACCAGACCGCCAACCCATTGCCAGCCACCCACCCACACCACCAACAGCAGTACACGACCGCCGCTGACATATTACCCGTCCAGCACCATTTCCACGGCCCCGCGGTAGCCGCACTGCTATCCCCTCAGCCGGCCGTCGCCAAACACAAAACCGACCGAATCAAGTTCACACCgtactga
- the LOC132931002 gene encoding poly(rC)-binding protein 3 isoform X3 codes for MDAKSKDDSNISLTLRLIMQGKEVGSIIGKKGEIVKRFREESGAKINISDGSCPERIVTISGSTEAIYKAFSLICTKVEEFIEMQNGKTGATAIGKCGMTLRLIVPASQCGSLIGKGGNKIKEIREATGAQIQVASDVLPQSTERAVTLTGTRDSITQCIFHICAVMVESPPKGVTIPYRAKPQMGAPVILAGGQAFTLASAGSAAGCDVGTMMVGGGPYNAPMLMVPPSPGAAASLGLIDPLDYPLLKNAFGPSQLGKLTGNPLAGLAALGLGSLGGPANSFNPAALAALAGSQLRSNGSGANINSRSGGGQQTHEMTVPNDLIGCIIGKGGTKIAEIRQISGAMIRISNCEDREGSASTDRTITITGNPDSVALAQYLINMS; via the exons gaAGTTGGTAGTATAATAGGAAAAAAAGGAGAAATTGTTAAGCGGTTCAGAGAAGag tctggTGCCAAAATCAATATATCTGATGGTTCTTGTCCAGAGAGAATAGTTACCATATCAGGATCTACTGAAGCCATCTACAAAGCATTTTCTTTAATATGCACAAAAGTTGAAGAG ttTATTGAAATGCAAAATGGCAAAACTGGTGCAACAGCGATCGGGAAATGTGGTATGACCCTTCGGCTTATTGTTCCAGCATCTCAGTGTGGATCTTTAATTGGAAAGGGTGGTaataaaatcaaagaaattAGAGAAGCTACAGGAGCACAGATACAAGTAGCTTCAGATGTACTTCCTCAATCTACAGAGAGGGCGGTTACATTAACTGGTACGAGGGATTCAATAACGCAGTGTATATTTCACATTTGTGCAGTTATGGTGGaa TCACCTCCTAAGGGTGTTACAATACCGTATCGTGCTAAACCTCAGATGGGCGCACCAGTCATTCTAGCCGGAGGACAAGCGTTTACTCTAGCAAGTGCAGGATCTGCGGCGGGTTGTGATGTAGGCACCATGATGGTAGGTGGTGGCCCATATAACGCCCCAATGCTTATGGTGCCTCCATCGCCTGGTGCAGCAGCAAGTCTAGGTTTAATTGATCCACTGGACTATCCCCTGCTTAAAAATGCATTTGGACCTTCAcaa TTGGGGAAATTGACTGGGAATCCGTTAGCTGGTCTTGCGGCACTTGGACTTGGAAGCTTGGGAGGACCCGCAAACTCATTTAATCCAGCTG caTTGGCGGCATTAGCTGGTAGCCAGTTAAGATCTAATGGTTCTGGTGCCAATATTAACAGTAGATCTGGAGGCGGTCAACAAACTCATGAAATGACTGTACCAAATGACTTAATTGGGTGCATCATTGGCAAGGGAGGTACTAAAATCGCTGAAATTAG GCAAATCAGTGGAGCAATGATACGGATCTCAAACTGTGAAGACCGCGAAGGAAGTGCCAGCACGGATAGGACCATAACGATAACTGGAAATCCTGACTCAGTGGCTTTAGCTCAGTACTTAATCAACATGAG CTGA